The sequence GCTGCGGGTGCCGAACTCCGGCGCGCAGGAGGAGAAGATCGCGCCCAGACTGGCGGTGGCGAGCAGCAGCACGAACGTCTCCGGGATGTTCGGCGCGTACGCCGCCACCCGGTCGCCCGGCCCGACCCCGAGCCGGCGCAGCCCGGCCGCCACCCGGCGGACCCGCTCGCGCAGCTCGGCGGCGGTCAGCGTCTCCGGCGCGCGGGTCTGCCCGTGCGCGATCACCACCGGGTCGTCGTCTCCCCGGCCGGGCATCCGCAGCACGTTCTCGGCGTAGTTGAGCGTGGCGCCGGGGAACCAGCGGGCGCCCGGCATGCCCCGGTCGGCCAGCGTGCCGGTCGGTGGGGTGTGCGCGACCACTTCGAAGTAGTCCCAGATCGAGCGCCAGAACGCGTCGAGGTCGGTCACCGACCAGCGCCACAGCGCGTCGTAGTCGGCGAACTCCAGCCCCCGGTGCTCGGCCAGCCAGCGCAGGTAGTCGCCGATCCGGGACCGCTCGCGCACGTCGGCCGGCGGCGTCCACAGCACGTCACCCATCGCTCAACCCTCCTCAGGCCCCGGTCACGACACTGTGCATGGGCCGTGGCGCCATCTTGCCCTACCTCGCGTCGCCATTGTCCGCACCGGTCGCCGGATCCGGGGCGTGGCCGGCCCACACCGCACCCCGGCCCGATATGTGTCCGGTACGCAAGGAAGGGGCCCCTCTCAACGCCCGTGCGGCAGCCGGGCACGCCCGCTCCGGGGGTTAACCGGGGCAGCTTCCGCTACCGCCGGCGCGTCAACAAGGGGCCCTTCCTCACCCCTCAGCCGGCGCGGTGCGCCTGGATCGCGCGGCGGCGGGCCAACCGGTGTGCCCGGCGGATCTCCGCCTCCCGGTAGCGCCGCTCGTCCTCCGGGGTCTCCGGCAGCACCGGCCGGATCGGGCGCGGCGTGCCGCCGACGTCGACGCCGACGAAGACCAGGTACGCCGTGGCGACCCGGACCGGCTCGTCCTCGGCCGAGTCCCAGCGCTCGGCGACCACCTTGACCCCGACCTCCATCGAGGTGTGCCCGGTCCAGTTGACCTGGGCGTGCGCGTGCACCAGGTCGCCCACTCGGACCGGCTCGGAGAAGACGATCTCGTCGATCGAGGCGGTGACCGCGGTGCCGCCGCTGTGCCGGGCCGCCGCTGCCCCGGCGACGTCGTCGATGAACTTCATCAGTACCCCACCGTGCACGGTCCCGTACAGATTGACATCGACGGCGGTCATGATCCGGCTCAGCGTGACCCGGGAGTACGAGGCCGGCTTGCCAGCCGGCCCGGCGGAGGGGTGATCTGTCATGCCAGAAACGGTACGGTGCGCGGATGCGACATCTCTGGAGCTTCCTCGCCGGGTTGGTGGTGGCGCCTGTCACCTGGGCGCTGGTCACCCTCGGTCAGGACGGGTCTGGACGCACCGTGCACCGCTGGGTGGAGATCGGTACGTACAGCACGCCCAACCTGATCGAGCCGGCCGTCTACCTCGGCGTCGCCGGCATCCTGCTCGGCCTGCTCGGCACGCTGCGCTTCTCGCCGCTCGGTCCGCTCGTGGCCGGGGTGCTGCTGGTCGTGCCCTACCTCGGCCTGTTCGTCGCGCCATTCACCGTCCGTGACTGGGTCCCCGACGGCTGGAAGCTGCTCGGGGACCCGCTGCCGCTGCGCCAGCCGCTGGAGAACGGCACCCTGTTCCTGATCGGCATGCTGCTGCTGATGGCCGTGTTCAGCGGGCAGCGGTGGCGACGGTGGCCCGGGCAGCCGGCGGCCGAGGCGGAGCTGACCCCGGCCGACCAGCCGGTCGAGGAGACCCGGTCGTTCGGCGACTGGCCCTCGGCCAACCCGGACCATCACACCGCCCCGCTGACGCTGGGCTATCCCGACCCCACCCCCACCGAGCCGCTGCCCCGCCGCACCGCCGGCGAGTCGCCGTGGTCCGCGCCCCCGCGGGCCGGACGAGCGGAGGGCACCACCGAGACCCGTTGACGACCGCGGGCGGGCCGGAACCCCGGCCCGCCCGCCCGATCGTCGCGGCTCGGCCGGTCAGCCCTTGAGCAGCTGGCGCGCCATGACGATGCGCTGCACCTGGTTGGTGCCCTCGTAGATCTGAGTGATCTTGGCGTCCCGCATCATCCGCTCGACGGGGTAGTCGCGGGTGTAGCCGTAGCCGCCGAGCAGTTGGACGGCGTCGGTGGTGATCTCCATGGCGGCGTCGGAGGCGAAGCACTTGGCGGCGGCGCCGAAGTAGGTCAGGTCCGCGTCGCCCCGCTCGGACCGGCCGGCGGCGGCGTACGTGAGCTGCCGGGCGGCCTCCAGCTTCATGCCCATGTCGGCGAGCATGAACTGCACCCCCTGGAAGTCGGCGACGGGCTTGCCGAACTGCTTGCGCTCCTGGACGTACCCCTTGGCGTAGTCCAGCGCGCCCTGCGCGATGCCGACCGCCTGGGCGGCGATGGTGACCCGGGTGTGGTCCAGGGTGCGCATCGCGGTGGCGAAGCCGGTGCCCTCGGCGCCGATCATGCGGTCCGCCGGGATGCGGACGTTGTCGAAGTAGACCTCGCGGGTGGGCGAGCCCTTGATGCCGAGCTTCTTCTCCGGCGCCCCGAAGCTGACCCCGGAGTCGGACTTCTCCACCACGAACGCGGAGATGCCCTTCGAGCGGGCTGTGGGATCCGTCACAGCGAAGACCGTGTAGTACTCGGAGACCCCCGCGTTGGTGATCCACCGCTTCACACCGTTGAGCACCCAGTGGTCGCCGTCCCGGACGGCCTTCGTGGTCATCGAGGCGGCGTCGCTGCCCGCCTCCGGCTCGGAGAGGCAGTAGGAGAACATCGCGTCGCCGCTGGCGATCGGCGTCAGGTACTTCCGCTTGAGCTCCTCTGAGCCGGCCAGGAGCAGCGGCATGGTGCCCAGCTTGTTCACCGCCGGGATCAGCGACGAGGCGGCGCAGGCGCGGGCCACCTCCTCGATCACGATGGCCGTGGCCAGCGCGTCCGCGCCCGCGCCGCCGTACTCGACGGGGATGTGCGGGGCGTGGAAGTCGGCGGCCCGCAGGGCGTCGTACGACGCCTTCGGGAACTCGCCGGTCTCGTCCGCCTCGGCGGCGTTTGGAGCCACCTTCGCCGTACAGACCTCACGAACCGCTTCCCGGATCGCCTCGTGCTCCTCCGGCAACCGGTAGACGTCGAATGACTGCTCTGCGGCCATGTCGGCCCTCCCCTTCACCGCTAAGATGCGCAGTCTGTGTCGCCCGGAAGCCGCCGACTGCCGCAGACTGAAGGATAGCCACCAGGCATCGGCCGGAGGCTTACCGGCGGGTAGGCTCGCGCACGACAGGCGGCGACACGGCACAACTACCCTTCATTGAAAGACGACAGGAATCCCCTCGGTGCCCGGCGAGGTGCCCAGCCGAACGCGACGCAGGAAGCGCCGCCAGTGCGAGCGGAGAAGACAGGCGTGACGATTCCGTACCCGAACACCCAGCCGGTGCCCGCCATCGCCGCGGTAACCCCGCCCTCGGGCGCGGCCCGGCCCCGGGTGACCTTCCTCGGCACCGGCTACCTCGGTGCGACGTACGCCATCTGCTACGCGGAGCTGGGCTACGAGGTGCTCGGCTACGACGTCGACGCAGACAAGATCGCCAGGCTGAACGGCGGCGAGGTCCCGATCCACGAGCCCGGCCTGGACGAGCTGCTCCGGCGCAACCTGGCCGCCGGCCGGCTGCGGTTCAGCACCGACATCGCCGAGACCGCCGACTTCGGCGACGTGCACTTCATCTGCGTCGGGACCCCGCAGCGCGCCGACGGCATGGGCGCCGACCTGTCGTACGTCGAGGCGTCCGTGACCAGCCTCGCCCAGCACCTGACCCGCAAGGCGCTGATCGTCGGCAAGTCCACCGTCCCGGTGGGCACCGCCGAGTGGGTGGAGCAGCTGGTCGGCAAGCACACCCCGGCCGACCTGGGCGTCGAGGTGGCGTGGAGCCCCGAGTTCCTCCAGGAGGGCTTCGCCGTCGACGACGTGCTGCGGCCGAACCGGATCGTGGTCGGCGTCAAGAGCGAGTGGGCCAACGGCATGCTCTACGCCGCCCACAAAGGCGTCTTCGACCTGGCCGCCACAGAGGACCGCGAGGTACCCCTGGTGGTCACCGACTTCGCCACCGCCGAGCTGGTCAAGGTCGCCGCGAACGCCTTCCTGGCCACCAAGATCTCCTTCATCAACGCGATGGCCGAGGTCTGCGAGGCCGCTGGCGGCGACGTCACCCAGCTGGCCCGCTCCATCGGGTACGACCCCCGCATCGGCAACCGGTTCCTCCAGGCCGGCCTCGGCTTCGGCGGCGCCTGCCTGCCCAAGGACATCCGGGCGTTCCAGGCCCGCGCCCAGGAGCTCGGCGCCGGTGAGGCGCTGCGCTTCCTGCACGAGGTCGACCTGATAAACCAGCGCCGGCGGACCCGGGTGGTCCAGCTCGCCGCCGACCTGCTCGGCCGCCGGTCCGGCCCCGCCGGGCCGGACCTCTCCGGCACCCGGATCGCCGTGCTCGGCGCCACCTTCAAGCCGAACACCGACGACGTCCGGGACGCCCCGGCCCTCGCGGTCGCCGCGCTGCTCGGCAAGGCCGGCGCCGACGTGCACGTCTTCGACCCGCAGGGCATGGAGAACGCGCGCCGCACGGTGCCCGAGCTGACGTACGAGGCGTGCATGAACGACGCGGTCCGCGGCGCCGACCTGGTCTGCGTCCTCACCGAGTGGGCCGAGTTCCGCAACGCCGACCCGGTCGCCCTCGGCGAACTGGTCAACGGCCGCAAGGTGGTCGACGGCCGCAACTGCCTGGACTCCACACTGTGGACCCAGGCGGGCTGGACGTACCGCGGCATGGGTCGCCCCTGACCCGGCGACACCTCGTCGCCCCCTCGGCCCGGCAGCGCGCCGCGCCCCGAACCCGGCACCGGCCGGCCGTGGATCCGCTCCCCGGCCGGCCGGTTCTTTTGTCGCCCCGAACGCGCCGGCAACGGTCGAAATCCGCGCCCGGCCAAGGCATGCTGCGACAGTGGAGGTCCACAGTGCGGGCCGGCCGGACGGAGGGGTGTCGTGCAGGACTTCAGGTGCGCCTCGTGCGGGCGGGAAATCGCGCCGGCCGTCGTCTGCCCGCACTGCGGGGCCGACCAGCCACAGTGGGCCGAGCACCTCGCGGAGATCGAGCGCTCGATCGCGGAGATGAAGGCGCGCGACGCCCAGATCGCCCAGGAACAACGGCAGATCGCCGCCAAGCTGCAGGCCGCGCTCTTCCAGCGGGACATCCTCGCGCACGCCGGTGAGAAGCAGCAGCGGCAGGCCACCCGGCCGCGCCGCGTGCTGCGTCGGCGACCGACCCGCCGCCCGCCCACGGCCGCCACCGGCGCGCCGCCGCGAGTCCCCCGGCAGGGCACCCCGCCGCCCGCCCCCGACGATCTCCCGCCCCGGGCCAGGCCGCAGTGGCTCGACGTCGACCGCCCGGAACACCCGCCGGAGGCGTCCTCCCGGGAGGTACAGAACATCCCCCTCGGGCTCGGCGCGCTGCTGCTCGGCGTCGCCGCGGTGGTCTTCGCCGCGGTCGCCACCAGCTCGATGGACGCGCTGGCCCGGCTCGGTGTGCTGCTGGTGGCGACGGTGCTGATGCTGCTCGCCCCGCCGGTGCTGGCCCGCCGGGGCCTCACCTCGACCGCCGAGACGATCGCCGCGGTGGGCCTGCTGCTGGTGCCGCTGGCCGGGTACGCGCTGTGGGCCGTGGACCGGATCGGCGGCGGGGCCTCCGGCTCGACCTTCGCCGGCTCGATCTTCCTGGCCACCACCGTCGTCTCCATCGGGTACGCGTACTGGACCGGCCTGCGGGCACCGCGCTTCGCCGCCGTGCTGGCGGCCCAACCGGTGCTGCCGCTGCTGGCGTACGAGCGCATCACCGGGCCGGCCGGCTGGGCACTCGTGCTCACCGCGGTGGCCGTCGTCGACCTCGCCCTGGTCCGCTCGGCGGTGGTCGTCGAACGGCCGATCCGGCGGGACCTGCCCACCCCGCCCCCGGCGCCACCCACCCCGCCCCGGCAGCGCACCGCCGACGACCGGCCCGAGACGGACCCGGAGGAGTCCGCCGAGGTGCTCGGCGCGGACCCGGCCGAAGGCTCTCCCGCCACCCCGGCCCGTCCGGTGCCCTGGCTGCCGGAGCTGACCTGGACGCTGCACGGGATGGCGGTCGCCGTCGCCCTGGCGTACGCGGTCACCGCGCTGCTGCGCGCCACGGCAGTGCCGTCCGCCGCCGGCGCGGGCGCCGCGCTGCTGCTCGCCGCGCTCGTCGGGCTGGCGGGGACGCTGTCGCTGGGCCGGCCGCCCCTGCCGGACGTAGGCGCCGGCCTGGTCACCCTCGCGCTCATCGGCGCGCTGGGCCGGGTCGCCTCGGTCGCCTTTCCCGGCCGGTCGCTGCTGCTCATCGCCGCGGTCATCGCGCTGACCGGGTTCGCCGTCCGCGCCGTACCGGAGGCGGCCCGGCGCGGGCCGCAGCTCGCCTCCGCGGTGGCGCTGACGGTCAGCGGCCTGGTGGTGGCCGGCGGCGCGCTGCGCGCCGGGTTGGCGCCGGTCCGTGCGTCGCTGCCCGCCTGGTCGGCGGACCTGGATCGGTGGCCTGCCGAGCTGGCCGCGGCGGTCGGGCCGACCGGCTGGCAGCTCGCGGCGAGCGCGCTGCTGCTCACCATCGCCGCGGTGGTCGCACTGCCCCCGGAGATCCGACGCGATTTCGCGGTGGTCGGGGCGGCGCTGACCGCGCTCGCCGTGCCGGCCTCGCTCGGGCTGGGCTGGGCGGCGGCCTGCTGGCCGATGCTGCTGACCGCGGTGGGGATCGGCGTGCTCGGGCTCACCGCCGGCACCGAACGGTCCGCCGTGGTCCACGCGGTCACCGCCACCGGGCTGGGCCTGCTCGGCGCCGGAGCCTCGCTCGCCCGGCCGGCGCTCACCGCCGCCGCGCTGACCACCCTCTGCCTGGCCGGCGCGCTGGTGTCGCTGGCGCCCCGGGTCCGCATCGCCGCGGCGGCGGCCGACACGGTCTGCGGCTGGGCGGCCGGCGGGGCGTCGTTCGCGCTGCCCGGTGCGGTCGCCGCGTTCGTCGCCGCGACCGTGCCGACCGATCCGACGCCCACCCCGGCGAGCCTGCGCGAGGTCACCGTCCCGATCCTCGCGGCCAGCTTCCTCGGCGTCTGCGTCACCCTCGGCTACGCCGCCCTCGTCCAGGTCGCGCAGCGGCACCTCAGCGCGCCACACGCGATCGGCACCGTGCTCGGCGCGGTGGCGGTCGCCGCGGCCGCGTTCGGCGCGCCCGGCGCCACCGCCGCCGACGCCTGGGTGGGTGGGCTGCTGCTGCTCGCCGCCGCGCTGCTGGCGCTGGCCCCACGGATCGACGCGGGCC comes from Micromonospora viridifaciens and encodes:
- a CDS encoding acyl-CoA dehydrogenase family protein — protein: MAAEQSFDVYRLPEEHEAIREAVREVCTAKVAPNAAEADETGEFPKASYDALRAADFHAPHIPVEYGGAGADALATAIVIEEVARACAASSLIPAVNKLGTMPLLLAGSEELKRKYLTPIASGDAMFSYCLSEPEAGSDAASMTTKAVRDGDHWVLNGVKRWITNAGVSEYYTVFAVTDPTARSKGISAFVVEKSDSGVSFGAPEKKLGIKGSPTREVYFDNVRIPADRMIGAEGTGFATAMRTLDHTRVTIAAQAVGIAQGALDYAKGYVQERKQFGKPVADFQGVQFMLADMGMKLEAARQLTYAAAGRSERGDADLTYFGAAAKCFASDAAMEITTDAVQLLGGYGYTRDYPVERMMRDAKITQIYEGTNQVQRIVMARQLLKG
- a CDS encoding acyl-CoA thioesterase; the protein is MTDHPSAGPAGKPASYSRVTLSRIMTAVDVNLYGTVHGGVLMKFIDDVAGAAAARHSGGTAVTASIDEIVFSEPVRVGDLVHAHAQVNWTGHTSMEVGVKVVAERWDSAEDEPVRVATAYLVFVGVDVGGTPRPIRPVLPETPEDERRYREAEIRRAHRLARRRAIQAHRAG
- a CDS encoding UDP-glucose dehydrogenase family protein, with translation MTIPYPNTQPVPAIAAVTPPSGAARPRVTFLGTGYLGATYAICYAELGYEVLGYDVDADKIARLNGGEVPIHEPGLDELLRRNLAAGRLRFSTDIAETADFGDVHFICVGTPQRADGMGADLSYVEASVTSLAQHLTRKALIVGKSTVPVGTAEWVEQLVGKHTPADLGVEVAWSPEFLQEGFAVDDVLRPNRIVVGVKSEWANGMLYAAHKGVFDLAATEDREVPLVVTDFATAELVKVAANAFLATKISFINAMAEVCEAAGGDVTQLARSIGYDPRIGNRFLQAGLGFGGACLPKDIRAFQARAQELGAGEALRFLHEVDLINQRRRTRVVQLAADLLGRRSGPAGPDLSGTRIAVLGATFKPNTDDVRDAPALAVAALLGKAGADVHVFDPQGMENARRTVPELTYEACMNDAVRGADLVCVLTEWAEFRNADPVALGELVNGRKVVDGRNCLDSTLWTQAGWTYRGMGRP